TATTTTGTTATCCTGTAATTTATACACATGACAAAAAGGGACAGTAAAACTCTTGTTTGATTTTGACACGCCTTGATATAGACCAAAAACAATGAGACTGTCATCACCAGTCTCAAGAAACTCGGTCAGATGCGCATGGAATTCGTTAAAGTTTGATAGCATTTTAGGAAAGTATTCTTCAAAAACCGATTTAGTCCAACGTGTCTTCTACCATTTGGCATTCCATTCATGGTGATCCATTCTACCTCGTCTTGACAAAAGTTGTGTGGTTCTTGATTTTTATTTCTGAATGAGTCGTAGAATTTCTTAAGTAATTCTATGTTAGTCTGCATGACTATCTTTTCAAGTTCCCGGTAATA
The Candidatus Nitrosocosmicus arcticus DNA segment above includes these coding regions:
- a CDS encoding nuclear transport factor 2 family protein, yielding MLSNFNEFHAHLTEFLETGDDSLIVFGLYQGVSKSNKSFTVPFCHVYKLQDNKILQFRQFTDTAKILEAIRF